The Toxorhynchites rutilus septentrionalis strain SRP chromosome 3, ASM2978413v1, whole genome shotgun sequence genome includes a region encoding these proteins:
- the LOC129773263 gene encoding uncharacterized protein LOC129773263, which yields MERMVNRRLMQFLEDGKYLDNRQFAFRQGFGTSGYLGSLSETIWRAVDSGHHIDIGILDIAKAYNSVWREGVLRQLLDWGVKGRLGVFLQDYLANRKFRVGIGGCQSDEFVEVNGVPQGSALAVTLFLVSVNSMFQCLPRDVYAFMYADDIVIVVSGRRVRPVRRKIQTAVNAIGRWAESVGFSIAAEKCSITHCCNTHHVATGVPVKLGSVNIPFRREPKILGVTIDRKFCFIPHFRRIKQECESRLRLLRTISSRHPRWNRLTGLNISRALINSRIFYGVEATCTNRSGLTSVLAPLYNRSVRLCSNLLPGTPATDACVEAGVLPFRWIVAVTIIKRALSYLEKTTGNDCVLLQVSKEIHRSFTGTDLPKLARLHRVCKRPWFESGLSIDTSLASSRGANPNSSVATAKFAELVNTRFTHHMQVFTDGSKCNNSVGIGISGIGRGLCLKMPKLCSVFSAEAAAIAHAVGRVPANTPVVIFTDSLSVLSALEAGESRHPFIQAIEVNCAAMTTLCWVLGHSNIHGNERADTLAAVGRSAQAFATDTVPAADIFKNFKNETIIHFTRHWRSSTGLLSKVKGDLNRWNDRDDRREQRVLSRLRARHTRVTHAHTITRCDPPICTTCNTRLTVEHMLINCAEYHDLREHYQLSTSIRDVLSNDPVREEVLLSFLKDAGLFWEI from the coding sequence ATGGAGCGTATGGTGAATCGTAGACTGATGCAGTTCCTGGAAGACGGCAAATATTTGGACAACCGGCAGTTCGCTTTTCGACAGGGTTTTGGTACCAGTGGTTACCTAGGATCACTAAGCGAGACGATCTGGCGCGCTGTCGATTCGGGCCATCACATCGATATAGGCATTCTCGACATTGCCAAGGCGTACAATTCCGTCTGGCGTGAGGGAGTCCTTCGTCAGCTTCTCGATTGGGGCGTAAAAGGTAGACTCGGCGTATTCCTGCAGGATTACCTAGCTAACCGCAAGTTCAGAGTTGGGATTGGGGGATGCCAGTCCGATGAATTTGTGGAGGTAAACGGTGTTCCTCAGGGCTCCGCGCTTGCTGTAACTCTGTTCTTAGTTAGCGTCAACTCCATGTTCCAGTGCTTGCCGAGGGACGTGTATGCCTTCATGTATGCGGACGACATTGTCATCGTAGTGTCAGGAAGAAGGGTTCGCCCAGTCCGTAGAAAAATACAAACAGCAGTAAACGCGATTGGACGCTGGGCTGAATCAGTCGGATTCTCGATTGCTGCAGAAAAGTGCTCGATAACACACTGCTGCAACACACACCATGTGGCAACTGGTGTTCCGGTGAAATTGGGAAGCGTCAACATCCCGTTCAGACGCGAACCTAAGATACTTGGTGTGACCATCGACCGGAAATTCTGTTTCATACCACATTTTCGCAGGATCAAACAAGAATGCGAGAGCCGCTTAAGACTGCTACGCACGATCAGTTCGCGTCACCCTAGATGGAACAGACTTACCGGGTTGAATATCAGCAGAGCTCTTATCAATAGTCGCATATTCTACGGGGTGGAAGCAACGTGCACCAACAGAAGCGGCTTAACAAGTGTACTTGCCCCACTTTACAACAGATCGGTGAGGCTCTGTTCGAATCTTTTGCCCGGTACTCCGGCGACTGATGCTTGTGTTGAGGCAGGTGTTCTTCCTTTCCGTTGGATCGTTGCGGTCACCATTATCAAACGTGCTCtcagttatctcgaaaaaaccaCAGGGAACGACTGTGTGCTGCTCCAGGTGAGTAAAGAGATCCATCGCAGTTTTACTGGAACTGACCTTCCGAAGCTAGCCCGGTTGCACCGTGTATGCAAACGTCCATGGTTCGAGAGTGGACTTAGTATCGACACCAGCCTGGCATCATCACGAGGGGCAAACCCCAACTCTAGCGTGGCAACAGCGAAGTTCGCGGAACTGGTGAACACCAGATTCACCCACCACATGCAAGTGTTCACTGACGGATCCAAGTGTAACAATTCAGTCGGCATCGGAATCAGCGGCATCGGAAGGGGCCTATGTCTCAAAATGCCAAAGTTGTGCTCGGTTTTTTCGGCGGAAGCGGCGGCCATAGCACATGCTGTAGGTCGTGTTCCAGCTAATACTCCAGTGGTCATTTTTACCGATTCACTGTCGGTGCTCTCAGCCTTGGAAGCGGGAGAGTCACGGCACCCATTCATTCAGGCAATAGAGGTAAACTGCGCAGCGATGACAACTTTGTGTTGGGTCCTCGGTCACAGCAACATTCATGGCAACGAGCGGGCGGACACACTGGCGGCAGTTGGTAGGTCGGCACAGGCATTCGCGACGGACACCGTTCCTGCGGCTGACATATTTaaaaacttcaaaaacgagacCATCATTCACTTTACGCGACACTGGAGAAGCTCGACAGGCTTGTTAAGCAAAGTTAAAGGCGATTTGAACCGATGGAACGATAGGGACGACAGACGGGAACAAAGGGTCCTGTCCAGGTTGCGTGCGAGACACACGAGGGTCACCCACGCTCACACGATCACCAGATGTGATCCACCAATCTGCACAACATGCAACACCAGATTAACAGTCGAACATATGCTAATCAACTGTGCGGAGTATCATGACCTGCGAGAACATTACCAACTATCAACATCAATAAGGGATGTTCTCAGCAATGACCCTGTTAGAGAGGAGGTTCTTCTGTCGTTCCTGAAGGATGCCGGCCTGTTTTGGGAAATTTAA
- the LOC129773264 gene encoding uncharacterized protein LOC129773264: MACSSGDDPGGSRNEFGAVTTLLLTGKNGTNLPCNPFIIGKSIENFAGAIESAKSEAKCTRYILRTRSATQVKKLLQMSQLFDGTEVSIVLHPTLNISRCVISSFDLLPLSGEVIEKELNGQGVIKARRILKSNKENTPAIILTFNKSIYPETVKVGVLRVRTRPYYPNPMLCFKCYEYGHPRLNCPNDIKRCYNCSNEHEKRETCEEQPFCRNCKGDHRPSSRQCEIFKTEVAVIRTKIDYNLSYVDARKRVATGNGSYAQVAAQHRLDHARLNTLSNQLKEKQAEISKLGKELEQRQALEEKMNTIIEQNKEKDDKINELLQLIRDRDTKIEKLELQSQKMKKFIDTSLQSRSRSNSQTSEPEHEGIRKKSKRGTIH; the protein is encoded by the coding sequence ATGGCATGCAGTAGCGGGGACGATCCCGGCGGGTCAAGAAATGAATTTGGAGCCGTCACCACCCTTCTGCTCACGGGAAAGAACGGAACAAACCTACCATGTAATCCGTTCATCATAGGGAAGAGTATTGAAAACTTCGCCGGAGCTATAGAGAGTGCAAAAAGTGAGGCAAAATGCACTCGATATATATTGAGAACGAGAAGTGCCACCCAGGTTAAAAAACTACTCCAAATGTCCCAACTTTTCGACGGAACGGAAGTATCGATTGTATTACATCCTACACTCAACATCAGCCGTTGTGTCATATCTTCGTTCGATCTATTACCTCTTAGTGGGGAAGTGATCGAAAAGGAATTGAATGGTCAAGGGGTTATAAAAGCGAGGAGAATTTTAAAAAGCAATAAAGAGAACACCCCAGCTATTATTCTGACATTTAATAAATCCATTTACCCGGAGACAGTGAAAGTGGGAGTACTTCGCGTAAGAACACGTCCCTACTATCCGAACCCAATGTTGTGCTTCAAGTGCTACGAATACGGCCACCCACGATTGAACTGCCCTAATGATATAAAAAGATGCTACAATTGCTCCAACGAACATGAAAAGAGAGAAACGTGCGAAGAACAACCATTCTGCCGAAACTGTAAAGGCGACCACCGACCTAGCAGCCGTCAATGTGAGATTTTTAAAACCGAAGTTGCAGTGATCCGCACGAAGATAGACTACAATCTCTCGTATGTGGATGCGAGAAAACGTGTAGCGACTGGGAATGGTAGTTATGCACAGGTAGCTGCCCAACATCGTCTCGACCATGCCAGATTAAATACTCTGTCAAACCAATTAAAAGAGAAGCAAGCGGAAATCTCTAAACTTGGAAAGGAATTGGAACAAAGACAAGCACTGGAAGAGAAAATGAATACCATCATCGAACAGAACAAGGAGAAAGACGACAAAATCAATGAATTACTACAACTAATCCGAGACAGAGACACGAAAATTGAGAAGCTTGAATTACAAAgtcagaaaatgaaaaaattcatcGACACGTCGCTTCAAAGCAGATCACGATCGAACTCACAGACCAGCGAACCAGAACATGAAGGAATTAGGAAGAAATCGAAACGAGGAACAATACATTAG